The proteins below are encoded in one region of Gambusia affinis linkage group LG07, SWU_Gaff_1.0, whole genome shotgun sequence:
- the cfap57 gene encoding cilia- and flagella-associated protein 57, with amino-acid sequence MSTVLSQPHFIFGLRKGVKNNLCFVDEQTVVFPSGNSCVIHNTVKKWQRFIPGLEGSLGLRALALSPNQRYLAVSEKAEKASIIVFDLHQEHGMKRKVLTAGDFLVQEFLCMAFSPDSKYLIGQSGAPEWLLIFWNWEKNKILATEKTTNSNNPISQISFSPHNNMQVCVSGKSIFKLFRYSEGNLKQNSIAKVESINILCHTWVSEDRVIAGTDTGRLLVSQSGDVRREIKMSSDAAQGQNERNLEVRRIKAGNVTEGVAKCCITAILSYSKGFVCSTGPGTVALFENIDDNVYRKSREIQILPAPASSDSAPAKCQEIDTMCMSPAEETLAVSTDRGQLYSINLSSAEMKREEQLHFDFLSQPFHSDSITGLSICIRKPFMATCSLDCSVRIWNYETKELELYKEFQEEAFSVALHPTGLFVLVGFSDKLRLMNLFINDIRTFKEFALSGCRECVFSHGGHMFAAVDGTVIRIYSFASFENILNLNGHFGKVRTVEWSFDDSQLVSCGADGAVYEWNTHTGKLECETVLKACSYSAAAFSWDYKTVLAVGTDLILREIQDCQVLREVPPDVVAHTALAVSQSGRVVFTGTAGGTVRAVTYPLPDQKEWITQQAHCGPVTKMVITYDDQFLLTASEDGCLLISKIVDENGRGLRSNRQIVHTEEILVTKADLEERAHNMLELKMQLEELHMENDYQLRLKEMNYKEELQQMSNKFTEEIKSLKTTQQILSTEIERCEQETQLTSAEVEVKHCKELKDLDHLYTSKLTVEHEKYKDLLQQHKEMQEEYETRLTHAEEDRTQSLAEVTQMYEAELQVKTQHMNKCQEEAKRRIREYETTIRQAAEKERQKIQTMKDKYEKKLQSEKEAFTKLKGNSGTMTQKIHNLQKQMDDQFNELTAIKKERHTLMGYIRTLETDICVLKKRVSKYKRTCQDKDKVISSLDAMNQELQKLKVILEFKLKDLRKQIKPLLDDINEKAERIQKLEEELVRMTNSSSRLKVTISDLKLRLRTKDKEIQKEMQKVQDLTTLLERVRSDLQVCVSLIQDPRKLKDNILMIYSRYALGTESAKRSIAVDDAQKSVCSQCAQLQSTVNSLQKKLVKSAREHEDVYTKMMKDNVALVTEINDLRKALHTERSKEKESKVQQSLLQ; translated from the exons ATGTCGACCGTGTTATCTCAGCCCCATTTTATTTTCGGCCTCCGGAAAGGCGTGAAGaacaatttgtgttttgttgacgAGCAAACGGTGGTGTTCCCCAGCGGGAACAGCTGTGTGATCCATAACACCGTCAAAAAATGGCAGCGCTTCATTCCAG GTTTAGAGGGAAGTCTTGGCCTACGTGCTTTGGCTCTAAGTCCAAACCAGCGCTACTTGGCAGTATCGGAGAAGGCTGAGAAGGCCTCCATCATCGTGTTTGACCTTCATCAGGAACATGGCATGAAGAGAAAGGTTCTAACTGCAGGAGATTTTCTAGTTCAAGAATTCTTGTGCATGGCTTTCTCTCCTGATTCCAAGTACCTTATCGGTCAAAGCGGAGCCCCAGAGTGGTTGTTGATCTTCTGGAattgggagaaaaataaaatcttggcAACAGAGAAGACTACCAACTCTAATAATCCCATTTCACAG ATCAGCTTCAGTCCTCATAACAACATGCAGGTCTGTGTGAGTGGCAAGAGCATATTCAAGCTGTTTCGGTACTCAGAAGGCAACCTGAAACAGAACAGCATCGCAAAGGTGGAGTCAATCAACATCCTGTGTCACACCTGGGTGTCAGAAGACCGAGTCATAGCAGGGACAGACACAGGAAGGCTGCTGGTGTCTCAGTCTGGAGACGTGAGGAGGGAGATCAAGATGTCCTCTGACGCTGCACAGGGCCAGAATGAGAG GAACCTGGAAGTGAGACGAATCAAAGCGGGGAATGTGACGGAAGGCGTGGCCAAGTGTTGCATCACCGCCATACTGTCCTACTCCAAGGGTTTTGTGTGCTCCACCGGTCCGGGCACAGTCGCTCTGTTTGAAAATATAGACGACAACGTCTATAGGAAAAGCAGAGAGATCCAG ATTCTCCCAGCTCCAGCCAGCAGTGACTCGGCTCCAGCCAAGTGTCAGGAGATAGACACCATGTGCATGAGTCCTGCAGAGGAGACGCTGGCTGTCAGCACAGACCGAGGCCAACTGTACAGCATTAATCTTTCATCTGCTGAAATGAAGCGG GAGGAACAACTACATTTTGACTTTCTGTCCCAGCCCTTCCACTCTGACTCCATCACTGGTTTGTCCATCTGCATCCGTAAGCCCTTCATGGCCACCTGCTCTTTAGATTGCTCCGTACGGATCTGGAATTACGAGACGAA aGAGTTGGAGTTGTACAAGGAGTTCCAGGAGGAGGCGTTCAGCGTGGCTCTTCACCCCACGGGCCTCTTTGTGCTGGTGGGCTTTTCAGACAAACTCCGGCTGATGAACCTGTTTATCAACGACATCCGTACCTTTAAAGAGTTCGCGCTGTCCGGCTGCAGAGAG TGTGTCTTCAGCCACGGTGGCCACATGTTTGCGGCCGTCGACGGAACCGTTATTCGCATCTACTCTTTCGCCTCGTTTGAGAACATCCTCAATCTCAACGGCCACTTTGGGAAG GTGCGGACCGTTGAGTGGAGCTTCGACGACAGCCAGTTGGTGTCTTGTGGGGCAGATGGCGCCGTGTACGAGTGGAACACCCACACCGGCAAGCTGGAGTGTGAGACCGTGCTCAAGGCCTGCAGCTACTCCGCCGCGGCTTTCTCCTGGGACTACAAGACCGTCCTGGCTGTAGGAACGGACCTCATCCTGAGGGAGATACAGGACTGCCAG GTGCTGAGGGAGGTTCCCCCTGATGTGGTGGCTCACACCGCTCTTGCCGTGTCTCAGTCCGGCAGGGTCGTCTTCACCGGTACCGCCGGCGGAACCGTTAGAGCCGTTACATACCCCTTACCCGATCAGAAGGAGTGGATCACACAGCAGGCTCACTGCGGCCCCGTCACCAAG ATGGTGATAACCTACGACGATCAGTTCCTGCTGACGGCGTCCGAAGATGGCTGCCTGTTGATATCCAAAATCGTTGACGAAAATGGTCGAGGTCTGAGGAGCAACAGGCAGATTGTCCACACCGAAGAGATTCTTGTTACAAAGGCAGACCTGGAGGAGAGG GCTCACAACATGTTGGAGCTGAAGATGcaactggaggagctgcacatgGAGAACGACTACCAACTCCGTCTGAAAGAGATGAACTACAAAGAGGAGCTCCAACAAATGTCAAACAAGTTCACAGAGGAAATCAAGTCCctgaaaacaacacagcag ATCCTGAGCACGGAAATAGAGCGGTGTGAACAAGAGACCCAGCTGACCTCTGCAGAAGTTGAAGTGAAACACTGCAAAGAGTTGAAGGATCTAG ACCATCTCTACACCTCTAAGCTGACTGTGGAGCATGAAAAGTACAAAGACCTTCTCCAGCAGCACAAAGAAATGCAGGAGGAGTACGAGACGCGGCTGACTCATGCAGAGGAGGACCGGACCCAGAGTCTGGCCGAGGTCACGCAGATGTACGAGGCCGAGCTGCAAGTGAAGACTCAACACATGAATAAG TGTCAGGAGGAGGCTAAGCGAAGGATCCGAGAATATGAAACAACCATAAGGCAGGCGGCAGAGAAAGAGCGGCAGAAGATCCAGACCATGAAAGACAAGTACGAGAAGAAACTGCAGTCAGAGAAGGAGGCCTTCACCAAGCTGAAGGGAAACAGTGGCACTATGACACAAAAG ATCCACAATCTCCAGAAGCAGATGGATGACCAGTTCAATGAGTTAACCGCCATAAAGAAGGAGCGCCACACCCTGATGGGGTACATCCGCACTCTGGAGACCGATATTTGTGTTCTGAAGAAACGGGTTTCCAAATACAAAAGGACCTGCCAGGATAAG GACAAAGTCATATCCAGCCTGGATGCCATGAACCAGGAGCTGCAGAAGTTGAAGGTCATCTTGGAATTCAAGCTGAAGGACTTGAGGAAGCAGATCAAGCCACTGCTGGATGACATAAACGAGAAAGCAGAAAGGATACAAAAG CTTGAGGAGGAGCTCGTAAGGATGACCAACAGCAGCAGTCGTCTGAAAGTCACCATATCTGACCTGAAGCTCAGACTGAGgaccaaagacaaagaaatccAAAAGGAGATGCAAAAG GTGCAGGATTTGACTACACTTCTTGAGCGGGTCAGGTCAGACCTCCAGGTTTGTGTCTCCCTCATCCAGGATCCCAGGAAACTGAAAGACAACATTTTGATGATCTACAGCCGATACGCCTTAGGCACAGAGAGC
- the efcc1 gene encoding EF-hand and coiled-coil domain-containing protein 1, whose amino-acid sequence MLGAELQSDLGLPRRAGGHIQQRESEERRAARVSWKCCPVQMMDATDSPDPYSRPARRTQWIVSTLAYHYGLDRGVENEIIVLATGLDQYLQEIFHHLDHRGLGKIPEEDFNVLCEVLGLSEDSESEESAGVLDNLPSALTFRHFHAKLCGYFTTKAGCQYENDRLLVGTDSEHIETQIRLRSPLKRRETLLSVGASGGCSPSPSPAQRRAFGCRLGSPGSCSRECYEEIVALEEAEDRIGKLEDENASLRELVEDMRAALQSSDARCLALQVGLWKSHAKHKPREGRLVSPRTLASHNNMANSSNSNFKSLQNLIQEIEYLHSSREWQVEETVSRNQRLEQELWSCKEAVAALEDSNRLLKTEQASMRRKVEEARQALLSGLEKVKDLEAKASRVPALQRHVVQMESELLYYRSEMSRLQPVSSAGAEQQPCCQDLQHDRRSPTGRAVTTPDKMPVEEQLFRSVEGQAASDEEEDKRAGDQQRQVEEVKRILTRLSCCGGRCGDEALEKLMFRFGSSRSEECHSAVVELLERVTRLHKELKLKESRAEMNMDQMKDSLVQELQQRAEDTELLTAELQSLEREKARLSLVEEKLVDILQLLQRLRDLNVSRRSLGKMLLSTLESGSNPQHGKAHVLEVLGALYHELAACKILSSHGRLQRAQSQQSLHNLIISC is encoded by the exons ATGTTGGGGGCAGAGCTTCAGTCAGATCTTGGCCTCCCTCGCAGAGCAGGGGGACACATTCAGCAGAGGGAGTCAGAGGAGAGGCGAGCGGCTCGCGTTTCGTGGAAATGTTGTCCGGTCCAAATGATGGATGCCACCGACTCCCCTGACCCGTACAGCCGCCCGGCGCGCAGGACGCAGTGGATCGTGAGCACCCTGGCTTACCATTACGGACTGGACCGGGGAGTGGAAAACGAAATCATCGTCCTGGCCACCGGCCTGGATCAGTATCTGCAGGAGATATTCCACCACCTGGACCATCGAGGACTCGGCAAAATCCCCGAGGAGGACTTCAACGTCCTGTGTGAAGTTCTGGGGCTGAGCGAGGACTCGGAATCGGAAGAGTCTGCCGGAGTGCTGGACAACCTACCCAGCGCGCTCACCTTCAGGCACTTCCACGCCAAGCTGTGCGGTTACTTCACCACGAAGGCGGGATGCCAGTACGAGAACGACCGGCTGCTGGTCGGGACCGACAGCGAACACATAGAAACTCAGATCCGTCTGCGGAGCCCCCTGAAGCGGCGGGAGACGCTGCTTTCGGTCGGTGCGAGCGGCGGCTGCTCTCCCTCCCCCTCCCCGGCGCAGCGGCGCGCTTTCGGCTGCAGGCTCGGTTCCCCGGGCTCCTGCAGCAGGGAGTGCTACGAGGAGATCGTGGCTCTGGAGGAGGCGGAGGACAGGATAGGGAAGCTGGAGGATGAGAATGCGAGTCTCAGGGAGCTGGTTGAGGACATGAGAGCCGCGCTGCAGAGCAGCGACGCTCGGTGTTTGGCTCTGCAG GTCGGCCTCTGGAAAAGCCACGCCAAGCATAAACCAAGAGAAGGACGTTTGGTTTCCCCGCGTACGCTGGCCTCCCACAACAACATGGCCAACAGCTCCAACAGCAACTTCAAGAGCCTGCAGAACCTCATCCAAGAGATTGAGTACCTGCACAGCTCCAGAGAATGGCAGGTGGAGGAGACAGTGTCGCGCAACCAGAGACTGGAACAGGAACTGTGGAGCTGTAAGGAGGCCGTCGCTGCATTGGAAGACAGCAACAGGCTTCTGAAGACGGAGCAGGCGAGCATGAGGAGGAAGGTGGAGGAGGCCCGGCAGGCTCTGCTGAGCGGACTGGAGAAGGTGAAGGACCTGGAAGCGAAGGCCAGTCGTGTTCCGGCGCTGCAGAGGCATGTGGTCCAGATGGAGTCTGAGCTGCTTTACTACAG GTCTGAGATGTCCAGACTCCAGCCAGTGAGCAGCGCCGGGGCAGAGCAGCAGCCGTGCTGCCAGGACCTCCAACATGACCGCCGTTCACCAACAGGCCGAGCTGTGACCACCCCTGACAAGA TGCCAGTGGAGGAGCAGCTGTTCCGCTCGGTGGAAGGCCAGGCTGCCTCGGACGAAGAAGAGGACAAACGGGCCGGAGACCAACAGAGGCaggtggaggaggtgaagaGGATCCTAACCAGGCTGTCCTGCTGCGGCGGAAG ATGTGGTGACGAGGCACTGGAGAAGCTGATGTTTCGTTTTGGAAGCTCAAGGAGCGAAGAGTGTCACAGTGCTGTGGTGGAGCTCCTGGAGAGAGTCACCAGGCTGCACAAAGAGCTGAAGCTGAAGGAAAGCCGAGCAGAGATGAACATGGACCAG ATGAAGGACTCTCTGgtgcaggagctgcagcagagggcCGAGGACACGGAGCTGCTTACTGCGGAGCTGCAGTCGCTGGAAAGAGAGAAGGCCCGTCTCTCGCTGGTGGAGGAGAAGCTTGTGGACAtcctgcagcttctgcagcGGCTCAGAGACTTG AACGTCTCCCGAAGGTCCCTGGGGAAAATGTTGCTCAGTACTTTGGAGTCTGGCAGCAACCCACAACACG GCAAAGCGCACGTCCTGGAGGTGCTCGGTGCTCTTTACCATGAACTGGCTGCGTGCAAGATCCTTTCATCTCATGGACGTCTGCAGAGAGCGCAGAGTCAGCAATCACTCCATAACCTCATCATCTCCTGCTGA